Proteins encoded in a region of the Neodiprion virginianus isolate iyNeoVirg1 chromosome 2, iyNeoVirg1.1, whole genome shotgun sequence genome:
- the LOC124297259 gene encoding mediator of RNA polymerase II transcription subunit 23 isoform X1: protein MSNEAQISNIVNDILRVEPIEEAFSCFLVHHLDNEIEKIAGLQSELTSAMTGLNTEQQENGVRQFLNMAAALTNHSRLQLLLSLLENLVMSNVLPARLVCECILSCDKLQYQQEDFWVESFNLIRRIIGGVDYKGVREIMKGCREKAQTIPARLNASVQPQLKALENVIEYIFDRNACLLPGYFIVNEIQKAYPDNKNWPHWKLAKLLSGFVESFRATAQMVSIIGHSKMLPVVEHSGYADHVINPWRLDPTTLKFSLKGNLPYDQDLLKPQTELLRYVLEQPYSRDMVCSMLGLQKQHKQRCVALEEQLVELVLLAMERSENDPPPTEGTDITVANHWLWLHLSSQLIYFVLFQFACFPNIVMAIHDKLAGRELRKGRDHLMWVLLQFISGSIQRNPLSNFLPVLKLYDLLYPEKEPLPVPDFSQALCTHQMAITCIWIHLLKKAQSEHLNIHRPIPHTLKVHHEFLQHLVMPNTSLCMGSDYRIALLCNAYSTNQEYFSRPMAALVDTILGTQKGQQQQPLQPLQSNAALANGPTTPLSMSILDSLTVHSKMSLIHSIVTHVIKLAQSKSNMALAPALVETYSRLLVYTEIESLGIKGFISQLLPTVFKSHAWGTLYTLLEMFSYRMHHIQPHYRVQLLSHLHSLAAVPQTNQTQLHLCVESTALRLITGLGSAEVQPQLSRFLSEPKTLVSAESEELNRALVLTLARSMHVTAIVSGTGADSLSGTWCKELLNTIMQNTPHSWANHTLQCFPPVLNEFFQQNSVPKENKQQIKKAVEEEYRNWASMSNENDIIAHFSVPGTPPLFLCLLWKMIFETDRISPIAYKILERIGARALSAHLRKFCDYLVFEFANSVGGQHVNKCVDTINDMIWKYNIVTIDRLVLCLALRTQEGSEAQVCFFIIQLLLLKAVEFRNRVQEFAKENSPEHWKQSNWHEKHLAFHRKYPEKFAPEGIMEQTTGGPSQYQSLPVYFGNVCLRFLPVFDIVIHRYLEIPPVTKSLEILLEHLGCLYKFHDRPVTYLYNTLHYYERKLRERPALKRRLVSAVLGSLCDIRAPNWALSEAYQLYMTRSPDDAVNWVPELDYYVRLVRRIVETMSGIAHFPTTDWRFNEFPNPAAHALYVTCVELMAVPVAPNLIANSLLDVVAKGYTVVPSEQIHMWINCVGLLLAALPECYWSALHERLVETVTSRGLANWQYSNLTPFQIFNFNITHNGLLENKYSYMIALAHSIWHHAGVGQITTMPQFIKEKLQPVVNSEEQLIFACHLIGPTLARFNAERPRCVVELAVSLYEMLEQADRSQAHLKYMDPICDLLYHIKYMFVGDMMKNEVECIIRRLRPALQMRLRFIAHLNIEEINSS, encoded by the exons ATGAGTAACGAGGCGCAAATATCGAACATCGTCAATGACATTCTT AGAGTGGAACCTATCGAAGAAGCATTCAGCTGTTTTCTCGTTCACCATCTggataatgaaattgaaaaaatagcaGGATTGCAGTCAGAATTAACATCTGCTATGACAGGTCTCAATACTGAACAACAAGAGAATGGCGTTAGACAATTTCTTAACATGGCTGCTGCGCTGACGAATCATAGTCGCTTACAACTTCTTCTGTCGTTACTGGAGAACTTGGTCATGAGTAACGTATTACCTGCAAG ATTGGTTTGCGAATGTATCCTCAGCTGTGATAAGCTGCAGTATCAGCAAGAGGATTTTTGGGTCGAGTCCTTTAACCTCATCAGACGGATCATTGGAGGAGTGGATTACAAAGGTGTCAGAGAAATAATGAAG GGCTGCAGAGAAAAGGCACAAACGATACCGGCAAGACTTAACGCATCTGTACAGCCGCAATTAAAGGCCCTGGAAAATGTTATCGAATATATATTTGACAGAAATGCATGTCTATTGCCTGGCTATTTTATTGTTAATGAAATACAGAAGGCCTATCCCGATAATAAGAATTGGCCGCATTGG AAATTAGCAAAACTGCTCTCTGGGTTTGTCGAGAGTTTCAGAGCCACTGCGCAAATGGTGTCTATAATCGGGCACTCAAAAATGCTACCAGTAGTAGAGCACTCTGGATATGCGGACCATGTCATCAACCCATGGAGGCTCGATCCTACGACCCTTAAATTCTCCCTCAAAGGCAATTTACCCTATGATCAAGATCTGCTAAAGCCTCAAACCGAACTTTTAAGATATGTCTTGGAACAACCGTACAGCAGAGATATGGTTTGCTCCATGCTAGGCCTCCAGAAACAG CACAAACAGAGGTGCGTAGCATTGGAGGAACAACTGGTTGAATTGGTACTTCTGGCTATGGAGCGATCCGAAAATGATCCACCACCCACTGAGGGAACAGATATTACTGTTGCGAATCATTGGCTGTGGCTACACCTTTCTTCTCAACTTATATACTTcgtactttttcaatttgcttGTTTCCCCAACATTGTTATGGCCATACATGACAAG CTAGCTGGTCGAGAATTGCGAAAGGGGCGTGATCATCTGATGTGGGTCCTATTGCAGTTTATATCTGGGAGTATTCAGCGTAATCCG CTGTCTAACTTTCTGCCAGTACTTAAACTGTATGACCTATTATACCCCGAAAAGGAACCACTACCTGTTCCTGATTTCAGTCAGGCATTGTGCACACATCAAATGGCCATCACGTGTATATGGATTCATTTACTTAAAAAAGCGCAATCCGAGCACTTGAACATTCACAGGCCGATCCCACACACGCTAAAAGTTCATCATGA atttttacaaCATTTAGTTATGCCAAATACATCATTGTGTATGGGATCTGATTATCGCATCGCTTTACTGTGCAATGCTTATTCAACGAATCAAGAATACTTCAGTAGACCTATGGCTGCACTTGTTGACACAATTCTTGGCACACAGAAG gGACAACAGCAGCAACCCTTACAGCCACTACAGAGCAATGCTGCTCTTGCAAATGGACCAACAACGCCATTGTCTATGTCCATTCTAGATTCTCTTACTGTACATTCTAAAATGAGTCTGATTCACAGTATTGTTACGCACGTTATCAAACTAGCTCAATCTAAAAGCAACATGGCTCTTGCTCCTGCCCTTGTCGAGACCTACAGCAGATTGCTGGTGTACACTGAAATAGAAAGCCTCGGAATCAAAGGCTTCATAA GTCAACTGCTTCCCACAGTATTCAAATCTCATGCTTGGGGAACACTGTATACTTTGCTCGAGATGTTTAGCTACAGAATGCATCATATTCAACCACATTACAGAGTTCAGCTGTTGTCTCATCTTCACAGTCTCGCCGCAGTACCACAAACAAATCAAACCCAACTCCATCTCTG CGTTGAAAGTACAGCTCTTAGGCTAATAACTGGTTTAGGATCTGCCGAAGTGCAACCTCAATTATCCCGCTTTTTATCAGAGCCTAAAACGCTGGTGTCTGCTGAATCTGAAGAGTTGAATCGAGCTTTAGTTCTCACACTCGCAAGATCAATGCATGTCACAG CCATTGTTTCAGGGACAGGAGCAGATTCATTGAGTGGTACATGGTGCAAGGAACTGCTGAATACAATCATGCAAAATACCCCTCACTCTTGGGCCAATCATACTCTCCAATGTTTTCCTCCAGTactgaatgaatttttccaacaaaataGTGTTCCTAAGGAAAACAAACAACAGATCAAG AAAGCAGTCGAAGAGGAATATAGAAATTGGGCATCAATGAGCAATGAAAATGATATAATAGCACATTTCTCTGTGCCCGGAACACCACCCTTGTTTCTATGTCTCTTATGGAAAATGATATTTGAAACAGATCGTATAAGTCCAATTGCGTATAA AATATTGGAAAGAATTGGCGCAAGAGCTCTTTCAGCGCATCTTCGAAAATTTTGCGACTACttagtttttgaatttgctaaCAGCGTCGGAGGTCAGCATGTAAACAAATGCGTTGATACCATTAATGACATGATCTGGAAATACAACATTGTGACAATTGATAGGCTGGTGCTCtgtttg gcACTACGAACACAAGAAGGCAGCGAAGCTCAAGTTTGCTTTTTCATTATCCAATTGCTTTTATTGAAAGCTGTTGAATTTCGGAACCGCGTTCAAGAATTTGCAAAAGAAAATTCTCCAGAGCACTGGAAGCAATCAAATTGGCATGAAAAGCATCTCGCATTTCATCGAAAATACCCAGAGAAATTTGCTCCTGAAGGAATAATGGAACAAACCACTGGAGGCCCCAGTCAGTACCAAAGTCTGCCTGTATACTTTGGAAATGTGTGCCTACGATTCTTACCAGTATTCGACATTGTGATACACAGATATCTCGAGATACCCCCAGTTACTAAGAGTTTAGAAATATTACTAGAACACTTGGGATGTCTCTATAAATTTCACG ATCGACCTGTCACATACCTTTATAACACGCTGCATTACTACGAAAGAAAACTTAGGGAAAGGCCAGCACTGAAGCGACGCCTAGTCTCTGCTGTGCTTGGCTCATTGTGTGATATTCGGGCTCCCAATTGGGCACTATCCGAAGCTTATCAGCTATACATGACGCGATCTCCTGACGACGCAGTCAACTGGGTGCCAGAATTAGATTATTATGTTCGACTTGTGCGTCGTATCGTTGAGA CCATGTCAGGGATCGCACATTTCCCAACAACTGACTGGAGGTTCAATGAATTTCCAAATCCTGCTGCGCATGCTCTTTATGTTACCTGCGTGGAGCTCATGGCTGTACCTGTTGCTCCAAATTTAATAGCCAATTCTTTGCTTGATGTTGTCGCCAAAGG ATATACAGTTGTACCATCAGAACAGATACACATGTGGATCAACTGCGTAGGATTATTGCTGGCTGCTTTACCTGAGTGTTACTGGTCAGCCCTCCACGAGCGCCTTGTGGAAACAGTGACGAGTCGTGGACTGGCGAACTGGCAATATAGCAACTTAACtccatttcaaatattcaattttaatattactcACAATGGGTTATTGGAAAACAAATATAGTTACATGATAGCTCTGGCACATTCCATTTGGCACCATGCAGGAGTTGGTCAAATCACAACTATGCCACA ATTCatcaaagaaaaattgcaaCCAGTCGTCAACAGCGAAGAGCAATTGATATTTGCTTGCCACTTGATAGGACCGACTTTGGCACGATTTAATGCAGAGAGACCTCGATGCGTCGTTGAGCTCGCTGTTAGTCTGTATGAAATGCTTGAACAAGCGGACCGTTCTCAAGCTCATCTCAAATATATGGATCCGATTTGCGACTTGCT atACCATATCAAATACATGTTTGTGGGTGATATGATGAAAAACGAGGTTGAATGCATAATTCGCAGACTCAGGCCTGCGCTGCAAATGCGCCTTCGTTTCATCGCCCACCTCAACATTGAGGAAATAAACTCATCCTGA
- the LOC124297259 gene encoding mediator of RNA polymerase II transcription subunit 23 isoform X2 → MSNEAQISNIVNDILRVEPIEEAFSCFLVHHLDNEIEKIAGLQSELTSAMTGLNTEQQENGVRQFLNMAAALTNHSRLQLLLSLLENLVMSNVLPARLVCECILSCDKLQYQQEDFWVESFNLIRRIIGGVDYKGVREIMKGCREKAQTIPARLNASVQPQLKALENVIEYIFDRNACLLPGYFIVNEIQKAYPDNKNWPHWKLAKLLSGFVESFRATAQMVSIIGHSKMLPVVEHSGYADHVINPWRLDPTTLKFSLKGNLPYDQDLLKPQTELLRYVLEQPYSRDMVCSMLGLQKQHKQRCVALEEQLVELVLLAMERSENDPPPTEGTDITVANHWLWLHLSSQLIYFVLFQFACFPNIVMAIHDKLAGRELRKGRDHLMWVLLQFISGSIQRNPLSNFLPVLKLYDLLYPEKEPLPVPDFSQALCTHQMAITCIWIHLLKKAQSEHLNIHRPIPHTLKVHHEFLQHLVMPNTSLCMGSDYRIALLCNAYSTNQEYFSRPMAALVDTILGTQKGQQQQPLQPLQSNAALANGPTTPLSMSILDSLTVHSKMSLIHSIVTHVIKLAQSKSNMALAPALVETYSRLLVYTEIESLGIKGFISQLLPTVFKSHAWGTLYTLLEMFSYRMHHIQPHYRVQLLSHLHSLAAVPQTNQTQLHLCVESTALRLITGLGSAEVQPQLSRFLSEPKTLVSAESEELNRALVLTLARSMHVTGTGADSLSGTWCKELLNTIMQNTPHSWANHTLQCFPPVLNEFFQQNSVPKENKQQIKKAVEEEYRNWASMSNENDIIAHFSVPGTPPLFLCLLWKMIFETDRISPIAYKILERIGARALSAHLRKFCDYLVFEFANSVGGQHVNKCVDTINDMIWKYNIVTIDRLVLCLALRTQEGSEAQVCFFIIQLLLLKAVEFRNRVQEFAKENSPEHWKQSNWHEKHLAFHRKYPEKFAPEGIMEQTTGGPSQYQSLPVYFGNVCLRFLPVFDIVIHRYLEIPPVTKSLEILLEHLGCLYKFHDRPVTYLYNTLHYYERKLRERPALKRRLVSAVLGSLCDIRAPNWALSEAYQLYMTRSPDDAVNWVPELDYYVRLVRRIVETMSGIAHFPTTDWRFNEFPNPAAHALYVTCVELMAVPVAPNLIANSLLDVVAKGYTVVPSEQIHMWINCVGLLLAALPECYWSALHERLVETVTSRGLANWQYSNLTPFQIFNFNITHNGLLENKYSYMIALAHSIWHHAGVGQITTMPQFIKEKLQPVVNSEEQLIFACHLIGPTLARFNAERPRCVVELAVSLYEMLEQADRSQAHLKYMDPICDLLYHIKYMFVGDMMKNEVECIIRRLRPALQMRLRFIAHLNIEEINSS, encoded by the exons ATGAGTAACGAGGCGCAAATATCGAACATCGTCAATGACATTCTT AGAGTGGAACCTATCGAAGAAGCATTCAGCTGTTTTCTCGTTCACCATCTggataatgaaattgaaaaaatagcaGGATTGCAGTCAGAATTAACATCTGCTATGACAGGTCTCAATACTGAACAACAAGAGAATGGCGTTAGACAATTTCTTAACATGGCTGCTGCGCTGACGAATCATAGTCGCTTACAACTTCTTCTGTCGTTACTGGAGAACTTGGTCATGAGTAACGTATTACCTGCAAG ATTGGTTTGCGAATGTATCCTCAGCTGTGATAAGCTGCAGTATCAGCAAGAGGATTTTTGGGTCGAGTCCTTTAACCTCATCAGACGGATCATTGGAGGAGTGGATTACAAAGGTGTCAGAGAAATAATGAAG GGCTGCAGAGAAAAGGCACAAACGATACCGGCAAGACTTAACGCATCTGTACAGCCGCAATTAAAGGCCCTGGAAAATGTTATCGAATATATATTTGACAGAAATGCATGTCTATTGCCTGGCTATTTTATTGTTAATGAAATACAGAAGGCCTATCCCGATAATAAGAATTGGCCGCATTGG AAATTAGCAAAACTGCTCTCTGGGTTTGTCGAGAGTTTCAGAGCCACTGCGCAAATGGTGTCTATAATCGGGCACTCAAAAATGCTACCAGTAGTAGAGCACTCTGGATATGCGGACCATGTCATCAACCCATGGAGGCTCGATCCTACGACCCTTAAATTCTCCCTCAAAGGCAATTTACCCTATGATCAAGATCTGCTAAAGCCTCAAACCGAACTTTTAAGATATGTCTTGGAACAACCGTACAGCAGAGATATGGTTTGCTCCATGCTAGGCCTCCAGAAACAG CACAAACAGAGGTGCGTAGCATTGGAGGAACAACTGGTTGAATTGGTACTTCTGGCTATGGAGCGATCCGAAAATGATCCACCACCCACTGAGGGAACAGATATTACTGTTGCGAATCATTGGCTGTGGCTACACCTTTCTTCTCAACTTATATACTTcgtactttttcaatttgcttGTTTCCCCAACATTGTTATGGCCATACATGACAAG CTAGCTGGTCGAGAATTGCGAAAGGGGCGTGATCATCTGATGTGGGTCCTATTGCAGTTTATATCTGGGAGTATTCAGCGTAATCCG CTGTCTAACTTTCTGCCAGTACTTAAACTGTATGACCTATTATACCCCGAAAAGGAACCACTACCTGTTCCTGATTTCAGTCAGGCATTGTGCACACATCAAATGGCCATCACGTGTATATGGATTCATTTACTTAAAAAAGCGCAATCCGAGCACTTGAACATTCACAGGCCGATCCCACACACGCTAAAAGTTCATCATGA atttttacaaCATTTAGTTATGCCAAATACATCATTGTGTATGGGATCTGATTATCGCATCGCTTTACTGTGCAATGCTTATTCAACGAATCAAGAATACTTCAGTAGACCTATGGCTGCACTTGTTGACACAATTCTTGGCACACAGAAG gGACAACAGCAGCAACCCTTACAGCCACTACAGAGCAATGCTGCTCTTGCAAATGGACCAACAACGCCATTGTCTATGTCCATTCTAGATTCTCTTACTGTACATTCTAAAATGAGTCTGATTCACAGTATTGTTACGCACGTTATCAAACTAGCTCAATCTAAAAGCAACATGGCTCTTGCTCCTGCCCTTGTCGAGACCTACAGCAGATTGCTGGTGTACACTGAAATAGAAAGCCTCGGAATCAAAGGCTTCATAA GTCAACTGCTTCCCACAGTATTCAAATCTCATGCTTGGGGAACACTGTATACTTTGCTCGAGATGTTTAGCTACAGAATGCATCATATTCAACCACATTACAGAGTTCAGCTGTTGTCTCATCTTCACAGTCTCGCCGCAGTACCACAAACAAATCAAACCCAACTCCATCTCTG CGTTGAAAGTACAGCTCTTAGGCTAATAACTGGTTTAGGATCTGCCGAAGTGCAACCTCAATTATCCCGCTTTTTATCAGAGCCTAAAACGCTGGTGTCTGCTGAATCTGAAGAGTTGAATCGAGCTTTAGTTCTCACACTCGCAAGATCAATGCATGTCACAG GGACAGGAGCAGATTCATTGAGTGGTACATGGTGCAAGGAACTGCTGAATACAATCATGCAAAATACCCCTCACTCTTGGGCCAATCATACTCTCCAATGTTTTCCTCCAGTactgaatgaatttttccaacaaaataGTGTTCCTAAGGAAAACAAACAACAGATCAAG AAAGCAGTCGAAGAGGAATATAGAAATTGGGCATCAATGAGCAATGAAAATGATATAATAGCACATTTCTCTGTGCCCGGAACACCACCCTTGTTTCTATGTCTCTTATGGAAAATGATATTTGAAACAGATCGTATAAGTCCAATTGCGTATAA AATATTGGAAAGAATTGGCGCAAGAGCTCTTTCAGCGCATCTTCGAAAATTTTGCGACTACttagtttttgaatttgctaaCAGCGTCGGAGGTCAGCATGTAAACAAATGCGTTGATACCATTAATGACATGATCTGGAAATACAACATTGTGACAATTGATAGGCTGGTGCTCtgtttg gcACTACGAACACAAGAAGGCAGCGAAGCTCAAGTTTGCTTTTTCATTATCCAATTGCTTTTATTGAAAGCTGTTGAATTTCGGAACCGCGTTCAAGAATTTGCAAAAGAAAATTCTCCAGAGCACTGGAAGCAATCAAATTGGCATGAAAAGCATCTCGCATTTCATCGAAAATACCCAGAGAAATTTGCTCCTGAAGGAATAATGGAACAAACCACTGGAGGCCCCAGTCAGTACCAAAGTCTGCCTGTATACTTTGGAAATGTGTGCCTACGATTCTTACCAGTATTCGACATTGTGATACACAGATATCTCGAGATACCCCCAGTTACTAAGAGTTTAGAAATATTACTAGAACACTTGGGATGTCTCTATAAATTTCACG ATCGACCTGTCACATACCTTTATAACACGCTGCATTACTACGAAAGAAAACTTAGGGAAAGGCCAGCACTGAAGCGACGCCTAGTCTCTGCTGTGCTTGGCTCATTGTGTGATATTCGGGCTCCCAATTGGGCACTATCCGAAGCTTATCAGCTATACATGACGCGATCTCCTGACGACGCAGTCAACTGGGTGCCAGAATTAGATTATTATGTTCGACTTGTGCGTCGTATCGTTGAGA CCATGTCAGGGATCGCACATTTCCCAACAACTGACTGGAGGTTCAATGAATTTCCAAATCCTGCTGCGCATGCTCTTTATGTTACCTGCGTGGAGCTCATGGCTGTACCTGTTGCTCCAAATTTAATAGCCAATTCTTTGCTTGATGTTGTCGCCAAAGG ATATACAGTTGTACCATCAGAACAGATACACATGTGGATCAACTGCGTAGGATTATTGCTGGCTGCTTTACCTGAGTGTTACTGGTCAGCCCTCCACGAGCGCCTTGTGGAAACAGTGACGAGTCGTGGACTGGCGAACTGGCAATATAGCAACTTAACtccatttcaaatattcaattttaatattactcACAATGGGTTATTGGAAAACAAATATAGTTACATGATAGCTCTGGCACATTCCATTTGGCACCATGCAGGAGTTGGTCAAATCACAACTATGCCACA ATTCatcaaagaaaaattgcaaCCAGTCGTCAACAGCGAAGAGCAATTGATATTTGCTTGCCACTTGATAGGACCGACTTTGGCACGATTTAATGCAGAGAGACCTCGATGCGTCGTTGAGCTCGCTGTTAGTCTGTATGAAATGCTTGAACAAGCGGACCGTTCTCAAGCTCATCTCAAATATATGGATCCGATTTGCGACTTGCT atACCATATCAAATACATGTTTGTGGGTGATATGATGAAAAACGAGGTTGAATGCATAATTCGCAGACTCAGGCCTGCGCTGCAAATGCGCCTTCGTTTCATCGCCCACCTCAACATTGAGGAAATAAACTCATCCTGA